The following coding sequences lie in one Azoarcus sp. PA01 genomic window:
- a CDS encoding rhomboid family intramembrane serine protease, translated as MDVDIPDPAYTSSERARASFRLAFRIALCLVAFLWLIQVVNTALDLGLERFGVRPRELSGLPGIVLAPLLHGSFGHLIANTAPLLVLLTAMLHLYPGSAVRALPAIFLGPGAAVWLLGRASVHIGASGVVYGLVAHIFLAGVIRRDRRAIAASLLVYFLYGSLAWGVLPIQQGRSWETHLAGGLIGALSAIALRRLDIPPRRRYAWEDEEGERE; from the coding sequence ATGGACGTAGACATTCCCGACCCGGCCTACACGAGCTCCGAGCGCGCCCGCGCGAGCTTCCGCCTTGCGTTCAGGATCGCACTCTGCCTGGTCGCTTTCCTGTGGCTGATCCAGGTGGTGAACACGGCGCTCGACTTGGGCCTCGAGAGGTTCGGCGTGCGCCCCCGCGAGTTGAGCGGACTGCCCGGCATCGTACTGGCGCCGCTGCTGCACGGCAGCTTCGGCCACCTGATCGCCAACACGGCGCCGCTGCTGGTGTTGCTTACGGCGATGCTGCACCTCTATCCGGGCTCGGCCGTCCGGGCACTCCCGGCGATCTTCCTCGGCCCCGGCGCCGCGGTGTGGCTGCTCGGCCGCGCATCGGTCCATATCGGTGCGAGCGGTGTGGTCTACGGCCTGGTCGCCCACATTTTCCTGGCCGGCGTGATCCGACGCGATCGGCGCGCGATCGCCGCGTCCCTGCTCGTATACTTTCTCTACGGCAGTCTGGCCTGGGGAGTCCTACCGATTCAGCAGGGGCGGTCGTGGGAAACTCATTTGGCGGGTGGCCTGATCGGCGCGCTGTCGGCGATAGCGCTGCGGCGTCTCGATATCCCGCCTCGCCGCCGCTATGCCTGGGAGGACGAAGAAGGCGAGCGCGAATGA